From Acidovorax sp. FHTAMBA, one genomic window encodes:
- a CDS encoding DsbA family protein, which yields MTPKRPSLPIEMQAFRRRPRRWLRLLWALAAGLTAALLIWFMFSSSGEPGPQPSREVDATEVAARPWRLGSPEARFTIVFYADLECPYCKAYSPQLQQWIDAHQDVNLQWHHVPMSIHEPAASQEARLVECAGQAGGHEAFWAAVQWVYANTRSDGQGVPDLEMFPGMSADLKACLSGEPSARIVHAQAAEAAASGITATPSLRLIDRTSGRSIVLPGPVPGDALLSAIDMLAANDLAETKPSDGAGTPASGAGDVPR from the coding sequence ATGACGCCGAAACGCCCTTCCCTTCCGATCGAGATGCAAGCCTTTCGACGGCGGCCACGCCGGTGGCTTCGCTTGCTCTGGGCACTGGCGGCGGGCCTGACCGCGGCGCTGCTGATCTGGTTCATGTTCAGTTCCTCCGGCGAGCCGGGGCCGCAACCCTCGCGCGAGGTCGATGCCACGGAGGTGGCCGCGCGCCCGTGGCGGCTGGGCAGTCCCGAGGCACGTTTCACTATCGTCTTCTATGCCGATCTCGAGTGCCCATACTGCAAGGCGTACTCACCGCAGCTGCAACAGTGGATCGACGCGCACCAGGACGTGAACCTGCAGTGGCACCACGTGCCGATGTCCATCCATGAACCCGCCGCAAGCCAGGAGGCACGCCTGGTCGAGTGCGCCGGCCAGGCGGGAGGGCACGAAGCGTTCTGGGCCGCGGTCCAGTGGGTCTATGCCAACACGCGCAGCGATGGCCAGGGCGTGCCGGACCTGGAGATGTTTCCCGGCATGTCCGCTGACCTCAAGGCATGCCTGAGCGGCGAGCCATCCGCGCGCATCGTGCATGCGCAGGCCGCAGAAGCCGCCGCGTCGGGCATCACGGCGACGCCTTCGCTGCGCCTGATCGATCGCACGAGCGGCAGGAGCATCGTGCTGCCCGGCCCCGTGCCGGGCGACGCATTGCTGTCGGCGATCGACATGCTCGCCGCGAACGACCTGGCCGAGACAAAGCCCTCGGATGGTGCCGGAACGC
- a CDS encoding conjugative transfer ATPase produces MRWTLPWPKLAAGGIGGPADDGQLDGWQRHVEALRQAGIPEPGAAVQGRRPATMADEQALYDVAPSFVELLPWVEFLPESKSMLLEDGQSVAAFFELVPLGTEGREPAWLAQARDALENALQDSFDELDENPWVLQLYAQDEPSFDQYMQTLRDYVQPRARGTAFTEFYLRFFGHHLRAVAKPGGLFEDTVVTRLRWRGQTRRVRMVVYRRVTGQGQGQGQASQIMRRGQTPEQMLNIVCDRLCGGLANAGIQARRMLAADVHDWLLRWFNPRPALLGPGVEDRERFYALARYPAETEDGEIELASGRDFSQRLFFGQPRSDVAHGAWHFDGMPHRVLIADRLRMPPGTGHLTGETRKGDAINTLFDQMPEDTLMCLTMVATPQDVLESDLNHLARKAVGETLASEQTLKDVHEARSLIGSAHKLYRGTLAFYLRGRDEAELDRRGLDLANVMLNAGLQPVREDDEVAPLNSYLRWLPCCYNPGQDRRKWYTQLMFAQHAANLSPVWGRSQGTGHPGVTMFNRGGGPLTFDPLNRLDRQMNAHLFLFGPTGSGKSATLNNLLNQVTAIYRPRLFIVEAGNSFGLFSDFAKRLGLTVNRVKLAPGSGVSLAPFADARRLIETPSDVQTLDADALDEDTPPEAAHADEQRDVLGELEITARLMITGGEDKEEARMTRADRSLIRQCILDAAEHCYGEGSEGGEQRTVLTRDVRDALRTRGSDTTLPEMRRVRLLEMADAMDMFCQGADGEMFDRPGTPWPEADITLVDLATYAREGYNAQLSIAYISLISTVNNIAERDQYLGRPIINVTDEGHVITKNPLLAPYVVKITKMWRKLGAWFWLATQNIDDLPRAAEPMLNMIEWWVCLSMPPDEVEKIARFRELSPAQKALMLSARKEAGKFTEGVILSKSMEVLFRAVPPSLFLALAQTEPEEKAERYQFMQQYGISELEAAFKVAEKIDQARGIESPALDLPQ; encoded by the coding sequence ATGCGCTGGACCCTCCCATGGCCGAAGCTGGCCGCCGGCGGCATCGGAGGCCCGGCCGACGATGGACAGCTGGACGGCTGGCAGCGCCACGTCGAGGCCCTGCGGCAGGCAGGTATTCCCGAACCTGGCGCGGCGGTCCAGGGCCGCAGGCCGGCGACCATGGCCGACGAGCAGGCGCTGTACGACGTCGCGCCGTCGTTCGTGGAGCTGCTGCCCTGGGTAGAGTTCCTGCCGGAATCGAAGTCCATGCTGCTGGAGGACGGGCAGTCCGTGGCCGCCTTCTTCGAGCTGGTGCCGCTGGGCACCGAGGGCCGCGAGCCGGCCTGGCTGGCCCAGGCCAGGGATGCGTTGGAGAACGCGCTGCAGGACAGCTTCGATGAACTGGACGAGAACCCTTGGGTGCTCCAGCTCTATGCCCAGGATGAACCCAGCTTCGACCAGTACATGCAAACCCTGCGCGACTACGTGCAACCGCGCGCCCGCGGCACGGCGTTCACGGAGTTCTACCTGCGCTTCTTCGGCCACCACCTGCGCGCGGTGGCCAAGCCCGGAGGCCTGTTCGAGGACACGGTGGTCACGCGGCTGCGCTGGCGCGGCCAGACGCGGCGCGTGCGCATGGTGGTCTATCGCCGCGTGACCGGACAAGGACAGGGCCAGGGCCAGGCGAGCCAGATCATGCGCAGGGGCCAGACGCCCGAGCAGATGCTGAACATCGTCTGCGACCGCCTGTGCGGCGGGCTGGCGAACGCCGGCATCCAGGCCCGGCGCATGCTTGCGGCAGACGTTCACGACTGGCTGCTGCGGTGGTTCAACCCCCGCCCTGCCCTGCTCGGGCCTGGAGTCGAGGATAGGGAGCGCTTCTATGCGCTGGCACGGTACCCCGCCGAGACCGAAGACGGCGAGATCGAACTGGCGAGCGGACGGGATTTCAGCCAGCGGCTGTTCTTCGGGCAGCCGCGCTCTGACGTCGCGCACGGGGCCTGGCACTTCGATGGGATGCCACACCGCGTGCTGATCGCCGACCGGCTGCGCATGCCACCGGGCACGGGGCACCTGACCGGCGAGACCCGCAAGGGCGACGCGATCAACACGCTGTTCGACCAGATGCCCGAGGACACCTTGATGTGCCTGACGATGGTCGCCACGCCGCAGGATGTCCTCGAATCCGATCTCAACCATCTGGCGAGGAAGGCCGTGGGCGAGACGCTGGCGTCGGAACAGACCCTCAAGGACGTGCATGAAGCCCGCTCGCTGATCGGCAGCGCACACAAGCTCTACCGGGGCACGCTGGCGTTCTATCTGCGCGGGCGCGACGAAGCCGAGTTGGACCGGCGCGGCCTGGATCTGGCGAACGTGATGCTCAACGCAGGCTTGCAGCCGGTGCGCGAAGACGACGAGGTGGCACCGCTCAACAGCTACCTGCGCTGGTTGCCGTGCTGCTACAACCCCGGCCAGGATCGGCGCAAGTGGTACACGCAACTGATGTTCGCCCAGCACGCGGCGAACCTGTCGCCGGTGTGGGGGCGCAGCCAGGGCACAGGGCATCCCGGCGTGACGATGTTCAACCGTGGGGGTGGACCGCTCACCTTCGACCCGCTCAACCGGCTGGACCGGCAGATGAACGCCCACCTGTTCCTGTTCGGGCCGACGGGCTCGGGCAAGTCCGCCACGCTCAACAACTTGCTGAACCAGGTCACGGCCATCTACCGGCCGCGCCTGTTCATCGTGGAAGCCGGCAACAGCTTTGGTTTGTTCAGTGACTTCGCCAAGCGCCTGGGTCTGACCGTGAACCGCGTAAAGCTGGCACCCGGCTCGGGCGTGAGCCTGGCGCCGTTCGCCGACGCGCGCCGGTTGATCGAGACACCCAGCGACGTGCAGACGCTCGACGCCGATGCGTTGGACGAAGACACGCCACCGGAGGCCGCCCACGCCGACGAGCAGCGCGACGTGCTGGGCGAGCTGGAAATCACCGCACGGCTGATGATCACGGGCGGCGAGGACAAGGAAGAAGCCCGCATGACGAGAGCCGACCGCTCGCTGATCCGCCAGTGCATCCTCGATGCCGCCGAGCACTGCTATGGCGAAGGTAGCGAGGGCGGCGAGCAGCGCACGGTGCTCACGCGCGACGTGCGCGATGCGTTGCGCACACGCGGCAGCGACACCACGCTGCCCGAGATGCGGCGCGTGCGCTTGCTGGAGATGGCGGATGCGATGGACATGTTCTGCCAAGGGGCCGACGGCGAGATGTTCGACCGGCCCGGCACCCCGTGGCCCGAAGCGGACATCACCCTGGTCGATCTGGCGACCTATGCCCGCGAGGGCTACAACGCGCAGCTCTCCATCGCGTACATCAGCCTCATCAGCACGGTGAACAACATCGCCGAGCGCGACCAATACCTCGGCAGGCCGATCATCAACGTCACCGATGAAGGACATGTGATCACCAAGAACCCGCTGCTCGCGCCTTACGTCGTGAAGATCACGAAGATGTGGCGCAAGCTGGGCGCGTGGTTCTGGTTGGCCACCCAGAACATCGACGACCTGCCGCGTGCGGCCGAGCCCATGCTCAACATGATCGAGTGGTGGGTGTGCCTGTCGATGCCGCCCGATGAAGTCGAGAAGATCGCGCGCTTTCGCGAACTTTCGCCCGCGCAGAAGGCATTGATGCTCTCCGCGCGCAAGGAAGCGGGCAAGTTCACCGAGGGGGTGATCTTGTCGAAGTCGATGGAGGTGCTTTTCCGGGCCGTGCCGCCGAGCCTTTTCCTGGCGTTGGCCCAAACGGAGCCCGAGGAGAAAGCCGAGCGCTACCAGTTCATGCAGCAGTACGGCATCAGCGAACTGGAGGCCGCGTTCAAGGTGGCCGAGAAGATCGACCAGGCGCGCGGCATCGAGTCGCCGGCCCTGGACCTGCCGCAATAA
- a CDS encoding TIGR03751 family conjugal transfer lipoprotein, which translates to MLSNWTNRAQGLALAAAIAVLGGCATSKEELLTHGDRTMMDIWQQETGDSAGGGAGQVARRQLLDARQSLRRPLTEADVQAAPAEQMRYTRTARNEIHRQFQRLPNPDLVMYVFPHLTGTDPVPVPGYTTVFPLYQRVQYAMPGERVEDY; encoded by the coding sequence ATGCTCTCGAATTGGACTAACCGGGCCCAAGGCCTCGCGCTGGCCGCCGCCATCGCGGTGCTGGGCGGCTGCGCCACCAGCAAGGAGGAACTGCTGACCCATGGCGACCGCACCATGATGGACATCTGGCAGCAGGAGACTGGTGACAGCGCAGGTGGTGGCGCAGGTCAGGTGGCGCGCCGCCAGCTGCTCGATGCGCGCCAGAGTCTGCGGCGGCCGCTGACCGAGGCGGACGTGCAGGCCGCGCCCGCCGAGCAGATGCGCTACACGCGCACGGCTCGCAACGAGATCCATCGCCAGTTCCAGCGCCTGCCCAACCCCGACCTGGTGATGTATGTCTTTCCGCACTTGACAGGCACGGACCCGGTGCCTGTGCCGGGCTACACGACGGTGTTCCCCCTGTACCAGCGGGTGCAGTACGCGATGCCGGGCGAGCGCGTGGAGGACTACTGA